The following is a genomic window from Desulforhopalus sp..
GTCTTGACCAACCACCGGCCGGGCGCGTTGCTGAGTAAGCAGGCATTGCGAAATTCCCGCAGGATCATAACCTGTTTCTCAACCGGCGATCCAAAGGCGGCTGTTGCAATGAAGCATGAGCTGTCGTCACCCCCTCCGCCACCACCTTCATCAACGGCACCCGAAGAGGAAATCATTGAAGAAATCGTTGCAAACCAGGTGTTGGCAATAACCTGATAGCCGCTGTCGTTCGGGTGAATTCCATCGGCGTTAAGGCTGGCCCAATTAGCCGCTACCGCCGCGTAATTATCAGCCAATCTAATACCGTTGCTGCTTGCCAGGGCATTGATCATCGGATTCCAGGTCTGGGGAATGAGGGTCGCCGATCCGCCTCTGTCGCTTGGGGTCAAGTTCGATAGCACCGGGGTGGCACCCGCTGATTTCGCCTTATTGATCATGGTCTGCAGGTTGAATTTGGTGGTTTCCACCGAGATGCCGGACCGGACGTCGTTGGTGCCTTCCATGATCAGGATGAGATTGGCGGGAAAGGCTCTGAGCACTGAATCAATCCTGCCGACACCCTCCGAGGTTTTTTCGCCGGATCTACCATAGTTAACGACAATGGAGGGCTTGCTATTGCTGTTGAGCTGGCTGGACAGTTTTGGTGGATACCCTCCAGAACGGCTCGAATGTCCTGCGGTAATGCTATCACCGAAGGCGGTTATGTTGGCGGCGTGGGCAGCTGTGGTGAGGCAGAGGGCTGTGGTGCAGCAAATCAAAACAAGGGTGGTAAATCTTTGTGCCGGGGCGTTTATTCGGGTTGTCATGATCTTTCTCGTTATTGGTATTTGCAGGTATGGAACCGAAGCCAGTGGTTTAGTTGTTACTCGATGGGGGTGACACGGCGGATCGGCAGTGATTGAACCGCATAGCCCGGGACGTGTATTGATGCCGATTCCGGGGTAACGATAAACGAGGGAATCTCGATCTCCAGCTGGTCGTCGGTTTGGGCCTTCTTGCTGGCCGGTTGCTGGTTTTCTGCGGTTTCATCAGCGGTGGAGGAGGCCTCGGCAGCCACCAATACCGGTTCGCTCCAAGCCGAGCCGTTCCATGTCGATTCGAGGTCCACATAGCCGTTTGCCGAAAATTGCTGCCACTGTACCCAAGGGGTCCCGGTTGTACCGTCAATACCAAGGATGGGCTGGATGTCGGGAATATCATTGGCTGTCAGGGCCTGGGCAGTGGTAAAGGAGGTTTCATTCCATGTGGCAAAGTAGATCTCGTCGCTTACGCCAT
Proteins encoded in this region:
- a CDS encoding GDSL-type esterase/lipase family protein, whose translation is MTTRINAPAQRFTTLVLICCTTALCLTTAAHAANITAFGDSITAGHSSRSGGYPPKLSSQLNSNSKPSIVVNYGRSGEKTSEGVGRIDSVLRAFPANLILIMEGTNDVRSGISVETTKFNLQTMINKAKSAGATPVLSNLTPSDRGGSATLIPQTWNPMINALASSNGIRLADNYAAVAANWASLNADGIHPNDSGYQVIANTWFATISSMISSSGAVDEGGGGGGDDSSCFIATAAFGSPVEKQVMILREFRNACLLSNAPGRWLVKTYYHYSPAAADFIRQHDTARLIARVLLYPLVALAYLLVKLSAPVQLAIAVLGTVGCLALAAFAVRRRRQLTIPAAN